One region of Thalassophryne amazonica chromosome 16, fThaAma1.1, whole genome shotgun sequence genomic DNA includes:
- the LOC117527904 gene encoding hemoglobin subunit beta-2-like: MVVWADSECAAIKDIFGRPDIEAVGSAALSRCLVVYPWTQRYFGKFGNLYNAAAIITNPKVADHGKTVIRGLIKGVQDLDKIKETYKELSILHSEKLNVEPVNFWLLSDCVTIVLAGQMGSAFTPEVHAALQKFLAVAVSALMKQYQ; this comes from the exons ATGGTCGTGTGGGCAGACTCTGAGTGTGCCGCCATCAAAGACATCTTTGGAAGGCCAGATATCGAAGCTGTGGGTTCAGCCGCTCTCTCCAG ATGTCTGGTTGTCTACCCCTGGACACAGAGATATTTTGGGAAATTTGGAAACCTTTACAATGCTGCTGCTATCATAACAAACCCAAAGGTAGCTGATCATGGAAAAACTGTCATACGGGGTCTGATCAAGGGAGTGCAGGATCTGGACAAGATCAAGGAGACCTACAAAGAGTTGAGCATACTGCACTCTGAGAAACTGAACGTGGAGCCTGTTAATTTCTGG CTGCTGTCTGACTGTGTGACCATTGTGCTTGCTGGACAGATGGGTAGTGCTTTCACTCCTGAGGTTCATGCAGCTCTTCAGAAGTTCTTGGCGGTGGCGGTGTCCGCTTTGATGAAACAGTACCAGTAG